The Stigmatella ashevillena genomic sequence GATCAAGCAGCGGCGTGACTCCATCGAGCAGTTCAAGTCTGGCGGCCGTGACGACCTGGCCCAGAAAGAGGAATCGGAGATCTCCGTCCTCCAGAACTACCTGCCCAAGCAGCTCACCGCCGAGGAGCTGAGCGCCGAGGTGCAGGCCGCCATCACCGCCGTGGGCGCCAAGGGTCCCAAGGACATGGGCGCGGTGATGAAGCACGTGAACCCCAAGGTTCAGGGCCGCGCCGAAGGAAAAGCCGTCTCCGAAGAGGTCAAAGCCCAGCTGGCCAAGCTGTCCTGATCCTTCCGCATTCCCCGGCAACTGGCCGGAAGCTTGCCCTCCCGCCAGTGCACCGTTAAGGGCTATTCCCAAACCCGTCATGGGCGCCGTCTGGCGTGCTTCGACGGGCGGGAGCCCTACCCTTGCCCACCCTACTTCTCAGGAGTGAAGCGCCGTCCCCCCAGAGCTGGGCCCGGCGCCACGAGAGCCTCCCTGGGACGTCGGAGGGATCCGGCATG encodes the following:
- a CDS encoding GatB/YqeY domain-containing protein, whose translation is MATLKERLDADLKDAMRAKNELTLSVLRMLKSAVKYKEVEPGASALDDAGIEKIIAGLIKQRRDSIEQFKSGGRDDLAQKEESEISVLQNYLPKQLTAEELSAEVQAAITAVGAKGPKDMGAVMKHVNPKVQGRAEGKAVSEEVKAQLAKLS